From a single Candidatus Defluviilinea gracilis genomic region:
- a CDS encoding response regulator transcription factor, whose protein sequence is MKQTRVLLADDHALFREGLAGIINSQPDLKVVGEANDGLEALVKARELKPDLILMDVQMPGMDGVEAAQQIKLALPETIIVMLTVRGDDEILFEALKRGAQGYLLKEIRSQDLLEMVRGARRGEAALSPTLAGHVLAEFRRMSKYGAVYESDDGLTERELQVLIKVSQGATDKEIAEALTISLNTVKTHIRNILSKLHVSTRREAARVAKTKGLM, encoded by the coding sequence ATGAAACAGACTCGAGTGTTGCTGGCTGACGATCATGCCCTCTTCCGCGAGGGATTGGCTGGAATCATCAATTCGCAACCGGACTTGAAAGTGGTGGGCGAAGCAAACGACGGACTCGAAGCCCTCGTTAAGGCGCGGGAACTCAAGCCCGATCTTATCCTGATGGATGTGCAAATGCCCGGCATGGACGGCGTGGAAGCCGCGCAGCAAATAAAACTCGCCCTGCCGGAAACGATCATCGTAATGCTCACCGTGCGCGGCGACGATGAGATTCTCTTCGAAGCCCTCAAGCGCGGCGCGCAGGGTTATTTGTTGAAAGAAATCCGTTCGCAGGATTTATTGGAAATGGTGCGCGGAGCGAGGCGGGGCGAGGCGGCTCTTTCTCCGACGCTGGCTGGTCATGTGTTGGCGGAATTCCGACGGATGAGCAAATATGGCGCGGTGTATGAAAGCGACGATGGCTTGACCGAACGCGAACTTCAGGTGTTGATCAAAGTGTCTCAGGGCGCGACCGATAAAGAGATTGCCGAGGCGTTGACGATCAGCCTGAATACGGTCAAGACCCACATCCGAAATATCTTGTCGAAGTTGCATGTGTCCACGCGGCGCGAGGCGGCAAGGGTGGCGAAGACCAAGGGGTTGATGTAG
- a CDS encoding c-type cytochrome encodes MNSRSDKFVNPISLAVISIFVALLFGCVPLSQPEPPQPASVQAIAEGDIENGQKLFMGYAHFENEGPPCMGCHNLGEYGLLGGGALGPDLTNVSSERSDIELASVLSNNRWTKSPVMEPIYTQHPLTENEQADLIAFMKSSAGEPQEDKELLVLGISILATIGAAIVIGFVYRNRLRRIRAAMVKEAEKELL; translated from the coding sequence ATGAATAGCAGAAGCGATAAATTTGTGAACCCAATATCCCTCGCGGTCATTTCGATCTTTGTAGCGTTACTTTTCGGGTGCGTTCCCCTATCTCAACCTGAGCCCCCGCAACCAGCGTCGGTGCAAGCCATTGCGGAAGGGGATATCGAAAACGGGCAGAAGTTGTTCATGGGCTACGCTCATTTTGAGAACGAGGGACCTCCCTGCATGGGGTGTCATAACTTGGGCGAATATGGGCTCCTCGGCGGCGGGGCTTTGGGACCCGACCTGACCAATGTATCCAGCGAACGAAGCGATATTGAACTTGCTTCGGTACTCTCCAATAATCGCTGGACCAAATCACCCGTGATGGAACCCATCTACACCCAACATCCCCTCACCGAAAACGAGCAGGCGGATCTGATCGCTTTTATGAAATCATCCGCTGGCGAACCGCAGGAAGATAAAGAGTTATTGGTGCTGGGAATCAGCATTCTCGCAACCATCGGCGCGGCAATCGTAATCGGATTTGTATATCGCAATCGCCTGCGGAGAATCCGCGCGGCGATGGTGAAGGAAGCGGAAAAGGAGTTGTTATGA
- a CDS encoding GAF domain-containing protein, with the protein MLKRLHVQLVILFVALVLLVLASVGIAAREAMIVASQQEFDDATQAVNYLRVIQIVLLLCALTLLSVLAWMTRHSLMKPLEALGAAAKRIGENRLDEPIQVEGPEEMRELSQAIDEMRSRLRVAQGELARWTDTLEQRVMQRTQELETLNEVSREISSRLDIQQVLDSVTEKARSMLGGDIASLCLVDTNQHWLKLQAISGPRRAIIGDTMPAHADFANAVLEGDQAMMCGVGGCRGGCQMLSDEFRASHLAAPLRIGDRVIGALCVGSPAQNQFAAESANMLTKLANVAAIALENARLFAQAERAATMEERRRVAAEMHDGLGQTLSYLGVMTDQVVEFLSDGKEGVALERLRKTRETIGKATSDVRRAINTLMDDSPAQKDLWTRLRDSASENASQHDLKLVWLADGDSTPEPSPQIAEQVYNITREALVNAARHANAKQVRVQVGRHDENYFVTIEDDGKGFDASQPAPGGHFGLQIMQARAKHIGGRIKLQSEVGRGTRVTLTWS; encoded by the coding sequence ATGCTAAAACGCCTGCATGTTCAACTTGTTATTCTGTTCGTTGCGCTTGTTCTGCTCGTGCTCGCCTCTGTCGGTATTGCCGCGCGAGAAGCGATGATTGTAGCCTCGCAACAAGAGTTTGATGACGCGACGCAAGCGGTGAATTATCTTCGCGTGATTCAAATCGTCTTGTTGTTGTGCGCGTTGACGCTTCTGTCGGTGCTGGCATGGATGACGCGCCATTCGTTGATGAAGCCGCTTGAAGCATTGGGCGCGGCGGCAAAAAGAATCGGGGAGAATCGGCTGGATGAGCCGATACAGGTTGAAGGTCCGGAAGAGATGCGGGAGTTATCTCAAGCAATCGATGAGATGCGCTCGCGCCTTCGCGTTGCGCAAGGGGAACTTGCCCGATGGACTGACACCTTGGAACAGCGCGTGATGCAGCGCACCCAGGAATTGGAAACGCTCAACGAGGTCAGTCGTGAAATTTCATCGCGGCTCGATATTCAACAAGTCCTGGATTCTGTCACAGAAAAAGCGCGTTCAATGCTCGGCGGCGACATTGCCTCGCTTTGCCTCGTGGATACCAACCAGCATTGGTTAAAACTCCAGGCGATCAGCGGTCCGCGGCGCGCGATTATTGGCGATACGATGCCCGCCCACGCAGACTTTGCCAATGCCGTGCTCGAAGGCGACCAGGCAATGATGTGCGGTGTAGGCGGCTGTCGTGGCGGGTGTCAAATGCTCTCGGATGAATTTCGCGCGAGTCATTTAGCCGCTCCGCTTCGTATCGGCGACCGCGTGATCGGCGCGTTGTGCGTGGGAAGTCCCGCGCAGAATCAATTCGCCGCCGAGTCTGCGAACATGCTAACCAAACTGGCGAACGTGGCCGCCATTGCGCTGGAAAATGCGCGCCTGTTCGCGCAAGCCGAACGCGCGGCAACGATGGAAGAGCGCCGCCGCGTTGCCGCGGAGATGCACGATGGCTTGGGGCAAACGCTCAGTTATCTTGGGGTAATGACCGACCAGGTTGTGGAGTTTCTTTCGGATGGGAAGGAAGGCGTGGCTTTGGAACGCCTGCGTAAAACCCGCGAGACGATCGGCAAAGCCACGAGCGATGTCCGCCGCGCCATCAACACACTGATGGATGACTCGCCCGCTCAAAAGGATTTGTGGACTCGCCTGCGCGATTCGGCGAGCGAGAACGCTTCACAACATGACCTGAAACTGGTCTGGCTTGCGGATGGCGACTCTACGCCCGAGCCTTCTCCACAGATCGCCGAGCAGGTATACAACATCACACGCGAGGCGTTGGTCAATGCGGCGCGACATGCGAACGCAAAACAAGTCCGCGTGCAGGTGGGTCGCCACGATGAAAATTATTTTGTGACCATTGAAGACGACGGCAAAGGATTCGACGCCTCCCAGCCTGCCCCAGGCGGGCACTTCGGCTTGCAGATCATGCAGGCGCGCGCCAAACACATCGGCGGACGAATCAAACTCCAGTCCGAGGTAGGACGCGGGACGCGCGTCACCTTGACCTGGTCGTAA
- the recQ gene encoding DNA helicase RecQ — protein MPSPASILKQTFGYDTFRPLQQDVIENVLSRKDTLAVMPTGGGKSLCYQIPSLMFDGLTVVVSPLISLMKDQVEQLRAFGVPSLFINSTLSPQAYQESMDHVRNGEVKLLYVAPETLLTQRILSLLDSVQVDCITIDEAHCISEWGHDFRPEYRQLVEVRKRFPKAVCLALTATATSRVRQDIRNTLKFSTTNEFVASFNRENLYIEVIPKREPVGQVIELLDRYKDQSGIIYCFSRKQVDELAAYLASKKYSARPYHAGLEDADRKKNQEAFIRDDVQIIVATVAFGMGINKPNVRFVIHFDLPKSVESYYQEIGRAGRDGLPAFCTLLYNYSDVVKINYFIDQKEGDEKRVAIQHLNAIVSFAEDERTCRRKPLLNYFGESYEADNCSNCDNCTSAPTPLADITVYAQKFLSCVKRADEKFGAGHIVDILLGSKNEKVIRWGHDKLSTYGIGEELTKKQWMHIARQLLSMGYLKQEGEYHTLSLTVKALESLKKREPVFGVVQEAERAKKDGKRKVGIEYNHALFAILRQKRKEMADADGVPPYVIFSDRTLTEMAAYYPQSRESLLKISGVGQVKLSQYGEAFLEVIQSFCKNHELKEITLTPSPSPSGRGESLGERTRIVGESFNEGATIQTLMERQGVTKGTILDHLTKYALAGNKLRNGGDLQEATSATPEQQQIAFAVFNEHSTMYLKPVFDALNGALNYDELKILRLLYLIDKQGNTA, from the coding sequence ATGCCCTCCCCCGCCTCCATCCTCAAACAGACCTTCGGCTACGATACATTCCGCCCGCTTCAGCAAGACGTGATCGAAAATGTATTGTCGCGCAAAGACACGCTCGCCGTCATGCCGACGGGCGGAGGGAAATCGTTGTGTTATCAAATCCCATCGTTGATGTTTGACGGACTCACCGTCGTCGTCTCGCCGCTGATCTCGTTGATGAAAGATCAAGTGGAGCAACTACGCGCGTTCGGCGTGCCGTCGCTGTTCATCAACAGTACATTGTCGCCGCAGGCATATCAAGAGAGCATGGATCATGTGCGCAATGGTGAAGTGAAGTTACTTTACGTCGCGCCTGAAACGCTTCTCACGCAACGCATCCTCTCGCTTCTCGATTCGGTCCAAGTGGATTGCATCACCATTGACGAGGCGCACTGCATCTCCGAGTGGGGACACGACTTCCGCCCTGAATATCGTCAACTCGTTGAGGTGAGAAAAAGATTTCCGAAAGCGGTTTGTTTGGCATTAACGGCAACCGCAACGTCGAGAGTTCGGCAGGATATTCGCAACACGCTTAAGTTTTCGACAACGAATGAATTTGTCGCCAGTTTCAACCGCGAGAATTTGTACATCGAGGTCATTCCCAAGCGCGAGCCAGTCGGTCAGGTGATCGAACTGCTCGACCGCTACAAAGACCAATCGGGCATCATCTATTGTTTCTCGCGTAAACAAGTGGATGAACTCGCCGCGTATCTCGCCTCGAAAAAATATTCCGCGCGTCCGTATCATGCGGGGCTGGAAGATGCCGACCGAAAAAAGAATCAAGAAGCGTTCATCCGCGACGACGTGCAAATCATTGTTGCCACCGTCGCGTTCGGCATGGGCATCAACAAGCCCAATGTGCGCTTCGTCATTCACTTCGATCTGCCCAAGAGCGTTGAAAGTTATTATCAAGAGATCGGGCGCGCGGGACGCGACGGCTTGCCCGCGTTTTGCACATTGCTCTACAATTATTCGGATGTCGTCAAGATCAACTATTTCATTGACCAAAAAGAAGGCGACGAAAAACGCGTCGCCATTCAACACTTGAACGCCATCGTGAGTTTTGCGGAGGATGAACGCACGTGCCGACGCAAGCCGCTCCTCAACTACTTCGGCGAATCCTACGAAGCCGACAACTGCTCCAACTGCGACAACTGCACCTCCGCCCCGACTCCGCTCGCCGACATCACTGTGTACGCGCAGAAGTTCCTTTCCTGCGTCAAACGCGCGGACGAGAAATTCGGCGCGGGTCACATCGTGGATATTTTGCTCGGCTCGAAAAACGAAAAGGTGATCCGCTGGGGACACGACAAATTATCCACATACGGAATCGGCGAAGAATTGACAAAGAAACAATGGATGCACATCGCCCGTCAACTCTTGAGTATGGGCTACCTCAAACAGGAGGGCGAGTATCACACGCTGAGTCTCACGGTCAAGGCGTTGGAGTCGCTGAAGAAAAGAGAACCAGTTTTCGGCGTCGTGCAAGAAGCGGAGAGGGCGAAGAAAGATGGAAAGAGGAAAGTGGGCATCGAATACAATCACGCGCTGTTTGCCATTCTTCGTCAAAAACGAAAAGAGATGGCAGACGCGGATGGAGTCCCGCCGTATGTGATTTTCTCCGATAGAACGCTGACGGAGATGGCGGCGTATTATCCGCAATCGCGCGAGAGTTTGTTGAAAATTTCAGGCGTGGGGCAGGTGAAGTTAAGTCAATATGGCGAGGCGTTTTTGGAAGTCATACAATCGTTTTGTAAAAACCATGAGTTGAAAGAGATCACCCTCACCCCCAGCCCCTCCCCCTCAGGGAGAGGGGAATCGCTTGGCGAACGGACACGCATTGTTGGAGAATCATTCAACGAAGGCGCAACGATTCAAACGTTGATGGAACGCCAAGGCGTGACGAAGGGAACGATCCTCGATCACCTGACGAAATATGCGCTGGCTGGCAACAAACTTCGCAACGGCGGC
- a CDS encoding alpha/beta hydrolase, whose translation MKRLTLFITLLVVVSLACSASQSQPSAATQPAETATSLPAENEAGTSSSTFDSSKLGTVESDVTYCTVDGVALKMDVYYPFEEHGRFAVAMYVHGGGWSSGDKAKGAGAADIPALQQAGFLVVSVNYRLAPEYEFPAMIEDVKCAVRSLRAHADEYNLDPNRIGVYGGSAGGHLVAMLGTTDESAGFDVGEYLEYSSRVQAVVDMFGPADLTVDFEGGGETVRRAFGDFDLALASPVTYVSADDPPFLILHGEEDALVPIAQSEDLLAKLQAAGVQAELVPVANAGHGFKPVSGEISPSREEISQMIVAFFEDALRE comes from the coding sequence ATGAAACGATTAACTTTATTCATCACACTATTGGTTGTCGTCTCGTTGGCGTGCAGTGCGAGTCAGAGTCAGCCGTCGGCGGCGACTCAGCCTGCCGAAACAGCGACCAGCCTCCCCGCTGAAAACGAAGCGGGAACTTCATCCAGTACATTTGACTCATCCAAACTTGGCACAGTCGAAAGCGACGTCACGTATTGCACGGTGGATGGAGTCGCGTTGAAGATGGATGTGTATTATCCGTTTGAAGAGCATGGGCGCTTTGCCGTTGCGATGTATGTGCATGGCGGCGGGTGGAGTTCGGGCGATAAGGCAAAAGGCGCAGGCGCGGCGGATATTCCCGCGTTACAGCAGGCTGGCTTTCTGGTCGTGTCGGTGAATTATCGTCTTGCGCCTGAATATGAATTCCCCGCGATGATCGAAGATGTGAAGTGCGCCGTGCGTTCGTTGCGCGCCCATGCCGACGAGTACAACCTCGACCCGAATCGCATCGGCGTGTATGGCGGAAGCGCGGGCGGGCATTTGGTTGCCATGCTCGGCACAACCGATGAAAGCGCGGGCTTCGATGTGGGCGAGTATTTGGAATATTCCAGCCGCGTGCAGGCGGTGGTGGATATGTTCGGTCCTGCCGATTTGACGGTTGATTTTGAAGGCGGCGGCGAAACCGTCCGACGCGCGTTCGGCGATTTTGACCTCGCCCTCGCCAGCCCAGTGACGTATGTGAGCGCCGACGACCCTCCGTTTTTGATTTTGCATGGCGAAGAGGATGCGCTCGTGCCGATCGCGCAATCGGAGGACCTGCTCGCCAAGTTGCAAGCGGCGGGCGTGCAAGCGGAACTTGTGCCGGTTGCCAATGCGGGACATGGCTTCAAGCCTGTGAGCGGAGAGATCAGCCCTTCGCGCGAGGAGATTTCACAGATGATTGTGGCATTTTTTGAGGACGCGTTGAGGGAATAG